A single window of Gossypium hirsutum isolate 1008001.06 chromosome A10, Gossypium_hirsutum_v2.1, whole genome shotgun sequence DNA harbors:
- the LOC107927547 gene encoding pentatricopeptide repeat-containing protein At1g12300, mitochondrial, producing MYNQIELLGVPHNVYSFNILVNCYCQLGHIDFGFSVLGKMLKLGVEPHVVILSTLINGLCKEGKISHAASLFDEMVDKGYQPNLIVYSTILNGLSKTGNTDRAVRFLRMMEDRGFAPNIVAYNTVIDCLCKKGSLNKALHLFSQVKVKGIRPNIVTFSCLIHATYNLGQQEGATRLLNGMVDNSISLNIFTYNILIDAHCKDGKISEALDIVDTMKKQDIEPNVVTYNILVDVHCKKGKVSKVEDIVDTMIKHSIEPNVVTYGALINGHCLQNRMDKARKVFQSMIKKGCAPNISSYNIMINGYCKAKRIDKAMELFHEKSQKGPTADTVTYNTLMQGMCQLGRISSACELLRKMIAFGQVPNVVTCLILLNGLCKSNKLEEALELFQAMRNSKLELDIASYNILIDGLCKAGHIEVGKELFHKISLNGLKPDVYTYSIMINGFCKEGLQDEAYQLFRSMGDNNCLPDSCCYNVMIQGFFQNNYTSKATQVLKEMVRKGFSADIRTAALFLELILRFDKSILI from the coding sequence ATGTATAACCAGATTGAATTATTAGGTGTTCCCCATAATGTTTATTCTTTTAACATCTTGGTTAACTGCTATTGTCAATTAGGCCATAttgattttgggttttctgtTTTGGGGAAAATGCTGAAGTTAGGTGTTGAGCCTCATGTTGTAATCTTGTCCACTTTGATTAATGGACTTTGTAAGGAAGGTAAGATTTCCCATGCTGCGAGTTTGTTTGATGAAATGGTTGACAAAGGGTATCAACCTAATTTAATTGTTTACAGTACAATACTTAATGGTTTGTCTAAGACTGGGAATACCGATCGAGCTGTTAGGTTTCTAAGAATGATGGAAGACAGAGGCTTTGCACCCAATATCGTAGCATATAACACTGTCATTGACTGTCTTTGTAAGAAGGGATCACTAAATAAGGCTCTCCATCTTTTCTCCCAAGTGAAGGTTAAGGGCATTAGACCAAATATCGTTACTTTCAGTTGCTTAATTCATGCAACGTATAACTTGGGCCAACAGGAGGGGGCAACAAGGCTTTTGAATGGAATGGTGGATAACAGTATTTCCCTTAATATTTTCACGTATAATATATTGATTGATGCACATTGCAAGGATGGAAAGATTTCTGAAGCACTAGATATCGTTGACACAATGAAAAAGCAAGACATTGAGCCTAATGTTGTCACATATAATATATTGGTTGATGTGCATTGCAAGAAAGGGAAGGTTTCTAAAGTTGAAGATATTGTAGACACAATGATAAAGCATAGCATTGAGCCTAATGTTGTTACCTATGGTGCATTAATAAACGGTCATTGCTTGCAAAACAGGATGGATAAAGCTAGAAAAGTATTTCAGTCGATGATTAAGAAGGGTTGTGCACCTAATATATCTAGTTACAACATCATGATCAATGGATATTGCAAAGCTAAAAGGATAGACAAAGCAATGGAACTCTTTCACGAAAAATCCCAAAAAGGACCAACTGCGGATACTGTCACATACAACACTCTTATGCAAGGTATGTGTCAACTAGGGAGAATTTCATCTGCATGTGAACTTTTGAGGAAGATGATTGCTTTTGGACAAGTTCCAAATGTAGTGACGTGTTTAATTTTGTTGAATGGTTTATGCAAAAGTAATAAACTCGAAGAGGCTTTGGAACTTTTTCAAGCAATGCGGAACAGCAAGTTGGAACTTGATATTGCCTCTTATAATATCCTAATTGATGGCTTGTGCAAAGCTGGGCATATTGAAGTTGGAAAggaattatttcataaaatctcaCTCAATGGTTTAAAGCCTGATGTTTACACATATTCTATAATGATTAATGGATTTTGTAAAGAGGGATTGCAGGATGAAGCATACCAGTTGTTTAGGAGCATGGGAGATAATAATTGTTTGCCTGATAGCTGCTGTTATAATGTAATGATCCAGGGGTTTTTTCAAAACAACTATACTTCAAAGGCAACACAAGTTCTTAAGGAAATGGTCCGTAAGGGCTTTTCTGCAGATATACGCACCGCCGCTTTATTTTTAGAGCTGATCTTACGATTTGATAAATCAATCTTGATCTGA
- the LOC107927585 gene encoding uncharacterized protein translates to MSMPEGFRSKGESKSRVCRLLKSLYDLKQASRQWSLKLTEALVDNGYIQSLHDYSLFTKVKGDKIVLLHIYVDDLLITGNDGEMVVELKGILHLNFKMNDLGHLKYFLGIEVIHSKEGIVVHQKKYALELIADLGPGGARCASTPLEQNAKYTTANYDKQVHGNTIDRMLEDVTVYQRLIGRLLYLTHTRLDITFAVQHLSQFMQAPKKVHYEAVLRIVRYVRQYPGQGIFLSASSKLVLNAYCDLDWASCLMTRRSVTGYCIKLGDSLICSKSKKQNIVSRSSVEAKYRCMASIVAELVWLKGLIEELGIKHEIPAALFCGNQAALQIAANLVFHERTKHIEIDCHFMREKIQKGVV, encoded by the coding sequence ATGTCTATGCCTGAGGGTTTTCGTAGCAAGGGGGAGTCTAAGTCTCGGGTTTGTAGGCTGCTTAAATCACTATATGatttaaagcaagcttctcgGCAATGGAGTTTAAAGCTGACTGAAGCTTTGGTTGATAATGGATATATTCAGAGTCTACATGATTATTCGTTGTTTACCAAAGTCAAGGGTGACAAAATAGTATTGCTGCatatatatgttgatgatcttctaATTACTGGGAATGATGGAGAAATGGTGGTAGAACTCAAAGGCATTTTACACCTTAACTTCAAGATGAATGACCTTGGGCATCTTAAGTATTTCCTTGGCATTGAAGTGATTCATTCCAAGGAAGGCATTGTGGTACATCAAAAGAAATATGCGCTCGAGTTGATAGCTGATTTGGGTCCAGGGGGAGCACGTTGTGCTTCAACACCACTTGAGCAGAATGCAAAGTATACTACAGCAAACTATGATAAACAGGTTCATGGGAATACAATAGACAGGATGTTAGAAGATGTTACGGTTTATCAGAGGTTGATAGGCAGATTGCTTTACTTGACTCATACACGTCTGGACATTACTTTTGCAGTTCAACATCTAAGTCAATTCATGCAAGCTCCTAAAAAGGTTCATTATGAGGCAGTTTTACGGATTGTTAGGTATGTTCGACAGTATCCAGGACAGGGAATTTTCTTGTCAGCTAGTTCAAAGCTAGTGTTGAATGCATACTGTGATTTAGACTGGGCAAGTTGTCTCATGACACGTAGGTCGGTTACTGGATATTGCATCAAATTAGGTGATTCTCTGATTTGCTCGAAGTCGAAGAAGCAAAATATAGTGTCACGTTCTTCAGTAGAAGCTAAGTATAGGTGCATGGCTTCCATTGTTGCTGAGCTAGTATGGCTTAAAGGGTTGATTGAAGAGCTTGGAATCAAGCACGAGATTCCTGCAGCGTTGTTTTGTGGCAATCAGGCGGCGTTGCAGATTGCTGCTAACCTAGTGTTTCATGAAAGAACGAAACACATCGAGATCGATTGTCATTTTATGCGTGAAAAGATACAAAAAGGTGTTGTGTAG